aggggagggctggaggcggctccgcggcggcgccggATTAGGATGGCAGCGGCGAGGGAGGCTTTCTGTCCCGTtccggccgccgtccgtaccggAACGCTTTGTGCCTTTCTGTCCCTCGCCGGCCGCCGTCCCCCACGTGTCGGGAGCCCGGCGCCGCCGTGATGGCGGCGGGCGGTGGGACCGGGCTCGGGCGGCTCTGGAGGCgctgctggaggtgggattCGGGGCCCGGCGCGCTgagggcggcggcaccggggggacagcgggggagggcgggcgggagcaGCCGGAGGGGACccggcaccgggaatgggattgggggggggcgggacacacggacaggccccggagcccccgggacccccaaaacgccaccgagacccccaaaaaaccccccgggacccctcagaaccctctgggaccccccaaaaataaccggGAGCCCCCCGGTCCCGCAGGGCGAAGGCGCTGGCGCTGACCGGGAACCGGGGAGTGGAGCCGGCCATGGACTGGTGAGGGGGGACCCCAAGAACACTCCCGgcacccccaaaaatacccggcgggatcccccaaaaacagccccgggaccGCCAAAAACAGCCTCgggaacccaaaaattcccttcaggaccccaacccccccccaggacccccaaaattcctcccaaaaaccccttgAAACCTCCAAacttctccccaggactccaaagccctccctgggacgcccaaaattctctttgggaccccaaaactccccctgggacctccaaatttccctttaggacccctgaaattcctcctgggacccccaaaaccccctgagaccccaaaagtcctcctgggatgccccaaagACCTTCCAgaaccccccagaaccccctccaattttgggtccccccccccgattcggggttccccccggtttttgggtccccaggctggtggctcatgagGACGACCCCGACTCGGACCCCGAActccccccgggtttgggggcgCCGCCCGCGGGCCTGGGGGGGCCccggcagccgccggcccccgAGGACGAGAcccagaagtgaattttgggggtcgggggggaatttgggggttggggaggaaaatttggggtatgaggagctcagggatattttggggttcagagtggttaatttggggtttcaggGTGTTTATGGGCAGGGTTTTCGGGTATTCTCGGGAGGGCTTTGGGGTATTCTTTGGTGGGTTTTAGgatatttttgggtggattttttggggtatttttgggagggttttgggctggttttggggcattttatgGTGagttttttggatatttttaggaGGGTTTGGGtagttttgggtgggtttttggggggcatTTAGGacgattttggggtatttttgggtgggttttgggctgAAGGCGGCTCAGCGGCGGCGCTGGAGAAGGATGGCAGCGGCGAggggggcccggcggggccctgcctttgccagcccctcctgccgccctccttggaatggtttggggcAGTATGGGGTTATTGAGGTAGgagtaattattttgttgttgttgatttaatgtggggtttttttgtttgtttgtttgttgttgtcgtttgatgtatttggtttgtaGAGCAGGAACTGTAGACAGAATCCTGCAGAAGTAATATGGAATTTGTCCTCCCAAAACCCGCCCGGCTTCCAACCACTTTCAGCACGTGGTCTTCCTTAGCAGCACATGGTTCCCCCACACTTGGGAGCCGGTGCACTCtacttttctctcctcctttgcTGACAGATCCTGCTGAGGCTGAGGACAAAGCCCTACCCCTACACGGACAAGGCAGCAGACCTGGTTCGGGAAGCCAGcgtgctccaggctgctccaggactCTGATCAAACATCAGCATCCCCGTCTCTCACGTTGATGGTACGTGGTAACCCCTTAAGAACAGAATTCcaccttttctaaccctaagcaGCAAACTGGGGACGGATAACTCTAGAAATCCTGTCATGTAAGGACCTCCaggattcagccctccatgtgtccttggtatcagaggttggaattgcagagttgccactttacccccagacgtaatttttgatgtggttgtgccactttaacagtatttgaaatctctcttcgtgttcttgcagcagcattttcgAAGCACAATGGAAATGTAGCCCTTCTGCCGGGAGCGGTTCACAGATtcgtggaatcccagaagggtttggatgggaaggcacctttttttaaagctcgtcccgttccagcccctgccatgggcagggacaccttccaccatgccagggtgctctaagccctgtccagcctggccttggacacttccagggatccgggggcagccacagcttctgtgtgcaacctgtgctgaggtgccctgaggaaatgtgtgagccggagggagccggggccgggcggagggagccgagctgtgggagtgggcgaatggaggcgggagcgggcgggactaggcgagcgtgggcgaaagcggccgaaaggggccgaggaggcgagcggagccgagctttgccgagttcagccgaggcgagccgagctttgccgaagaggcgaatggaggcgaatgcggccggaaatagccgag
This genomic stretch from Lonchura striata isolate bLonStr1 unplaced genomic scaffold, bLonStr1.mat Scaffold_145, whole genome shotgun sequence harbors:
- the LOC144248466 gene encoding UBX domain-containing protein 1-like, coding for MAAGGGTGLGRLWRRCWRAKALALTGNRGVEPAMDWLVAHEDDPDSDPELPPGLGAPPAGLGGPRQPPAPEDETQKSC